In a genomic window of Flavobacteriales bacterium:
- a CDS encoding four helix bundle protein, producing MRDFKKLEIWQLGMNIVDQVYTLFEEVPWQKTGKLRDQAERSAVSIASNIAEGNSRRSEKDKYRFHEIALGSAFELQTQILIVQRRNWVPQDRLSKLLDDIELEQKKLAAFMGILGS from the coding sequence ATGCGCGACTTCAAGAAACTCGAGATCTGGCAGCTTGGGATGAACATCGTCGATCAGGTGTACACCTTGTTCGAGGAGGTTCCTTGGCAGAAGACGGGCAAGCTCCGTGATCAAGCCGAGCGTTCAGCCGTTTCCATCGCTTCGAACATCGCTGAGGGAAACTCACGGCGAAGTGAGAAGGACAAGTACCGATTCCACGAAATCGCATTGGGTTCGGCATTCGAACTCCAGACGCAGATCCTCATCGTTCAACGCAGGAACTGGGTGCCGCAGGACCGGCTCTCGAAGCTCCTGGATGACATCGAACTGGAACAGAAGAAACTTGCCGCCTTCATGGGCATTCTGGGCTCTTGA
- a CDS encoding PIG-L family deacetylase gives MHFFFSRSRLTLSALLGLSLSSFAQRPPAQPHAAEILHRMQKLNVLGSVLYIVAHPDDENTRLIAWLANGKKVRTGNLSLTRGDGGQNLIGPELGDALGIIRTQELLEARRIDGGEQFFTRAVDFGYSKNAAESFAKWGKQEVLSDVVRVIRMFRPDIIITRFAPDRSAGHGHHEASAILAEEAFDLAGDPKAFPEQLEQGLEVWQPRRLFFNGSTWWKKDLADIAKNDPDWFTVDVGGYDPLLGLSYTEIAGRSRSMHKSQGFGAAETRGEMLEYLKLVKGDRPKTKDIFEGIDMTWGRLPECVGAAAALQQLIGTFNPLRPEGSVAGLRALKETWASSVDPWIEHVRFLVDHLIADCSGLVVEMLAEQHYVTLTQQSDSVTLRALVRNPIDVPLSVFASGSVGPFMGSLKHNQVLQYRYWPSQLGQLAVDAPYWLSTPHSTLYHVNDPKLIGKPTIPNSLSFQFRYDPDRAYATSNTTTLKRWVDRVAGERIRPVYITPVASVIPKSDVLIAKGGPKMISVDVEALTDSLRGELTVSAPLGWLIAANSSGSVNMGVTINKRNERNSFTVSVEPTAQAQPGSLKFAFTGPKGTADRTLHEIDYPHILPQVYYTPAEVKLVPLDVKTTARRVGYVKGAGDDVPQALEQLGVIVEFIEPSAAKLEELKKYDAIVTGIRAYNATKGMKELHPLLLKYAEEGGTLIVQYNTTPRFAVSGVEDFQIDPSTLGPHPFKITRDRVTVEEAPPTFLNPKHPLLTTPNAITASDFDGWVQERGLYFAGDLGDKYTPLIAWNDPGEQALSGGLITCDHGKGRFIYTGISFFRQLPAGVPGAYRLFANLISPRGGK, from the coding sequence ATGCACTTCTTCTTCTCCCGCTCACGACTTACCCTCAGCGCGCTCCTCGGTCTTTCGCTCTCATCTTTCGCCCAGCGCCCCCCCGCCCAGCCCCACGCCGCCGAGATCCTGCACCGCATGCAGAAGCTCAACGTGCTGGGCAGCGTGCTCTACATCGTGGCGCATCCCGATGACGAGAACACCCGCCTGATCGCCTGGCTGGCCAACGGCAAGAAGGTGCGCACCGGCAACCTCAGCCTCACGCGCGGCGACGGTGGGCAGAACCTCATCGGTCCCGAGCTGGGCGACGCGCTGGGCATCATCCGCACGCAGGAGCTGCTGGAGGCGCGGCGCATCGATGGCGGCGAGCAGTTCTTCACCCGCGCGGTGGACTTCGGCTACAGCAAGAACGCCGCCGAGAGCTTCGCGAAGTGGGGCAAGCAGGAAGTGCTCAGCGATGTGGTGCGCGTGATCCGCATGTTCCGGCCGGACATCATCATCACCCGCTTCGCGCCCGACCGCAGCGCGGGGCACGGCCATCACGAGGCCAGCGCCATCCTCGCCGAGGAGGCTTTCGACCTGGCCGGCGACCCCAAGGCCTTTCCGGAGCAGCTGGAGCAAGGGCTGGAGGTGTGGCAGCCGCGTCGCCTCTTCTTCAATGGTAGCACTTGGTGGAAGAAGGACCTGGCCGACATCGCGAAGAACGACCCCGACTGGTTCACCGTGGACGTGGGCGGCTACGACCCGCTGCTGGGCCTGAGCTACACCGAGATCGCCGGGCGCAGCCGCAGCATGCACAAGAGCCAGGGCTTCGGCGCGGCGGAAACGCGGGGGGAGATGCTGGAGTACCTCAAGTTGGTGAAAGGTGACCGGCCCAAGACGAAGGACATCTTCGAGGGGATCGATATGACGTGGGGGCGGCTACCTGAGTGCGTTGGCGCCGCAGCCGCTCTGCAACAGCTAATCGGCACATTCAACCCGCTTCGTCCAGAAGGGTCGGTCGCCGGGCTGAGGGCTTTGAAGGAAACATGGGCGAGCAGCGTTGACCCATGGATCGAACATGTCCGCTTCCTAGTGGATCATCTTATTGCGGATTGCAGCGGGCTGGTGGTCGAGATGCTCGCTGAGCAACATTACGTGACACTTACTCAGCAGTCCGACTCAGTAACACTGCGAGCACTGGTTAGAAACCCCATCGATGTTCCATTATCTGTATTCGCATCGGGAAGCGTTGGCCCGTTTATGGGATCACTGAAACACAACCAAGTTCTTCAGTATCGCTACTGGCCTTCCCAGCTTGGCCAACTTGCGGTGGACGCACCCTACTGGCTGAGCACACCTCATTCCACCCTTTACCATGTGAATGATCCCAAGCTGATCGGCAAGCCGACCATACCGAACAGCCTGTCCTTCCAGTTCCGCTATGATCCTGATCGAGCCTATGCTACAAGTAACACGACCACGCTGAAACGTTGGGTCGACCGCGTGGCCGGTGAACGCATCCGTCCGGTGTACATCACGCCTGTGGCCTCGGTGATCCCGAAGAGCGATGTGCTTATCGCCAAAGGCGGTCCCAAGATGATCAGTGTGGATGTGGAAGCACTGACGGACAGCTTGCGTGGTGAGCTTACCGTCTCGGCACCCCTTGGCTGGCTCATCGCTGCGAACAGCTCTGGTTCTGTGAACATGGGCGTCACCATCAACAAGCGCAACGAACGGAACAGCTTTACCGTGAGCGTTGAGCCGACCGCACAAGCTCAACCGGGTAGCCTGAAGTTCGCCTTCACCGGCCCCAAGGGCACCGCCGACCGCACGCTGCACGAGATCGACTACCCGCACATCCTACCGCAGGTTTACTACACGCCCGCCGAAGTGAAGCTGGTGCCGCTGGATGTAAAGACCACCGCCAGGCGCGTGGGCTACGTGAAAGGCGCGGGGGACGATGTGCCGCAGGCCTTGGAGCAGCTCGGGGTCATCGTGGAGTTCATCGAGCCCTCCGCCGCGAAGCTGGAGGAACTGAAGAAGTACGACGCCATCGTAACCGGCATCCGCGCCTACAACGCCACCAAGGGCATGAAGGAGCTGCACCCGCTGCTGCTGAAGTATGCAGAGGAAGGCGGTACGCTCATCGTGCAGTACAACACCACGCCGCGCTTCGCGGTCTCCGGTGTGGAGGATTTCCAGATCGACCCGAGCACGCTCGGCCCCCACCCTTTCAAGATCACCCGCGACCGCGTGACCGTGGAAGAGGCGCCGCCCACCTTCCTGAATCCCAAGCACCCGCTGCTCACCACACCGAACGCGATCACCGCCTCCGACTTCGACGGCTGGGTGCAGGAACGCGGCCTCTACTTCGCCGGCGATCTCGGCGACAAGTACACCCCGCTCATCGCGTGGAACGATCCGGGCGAACAAGCGCTCTCCGGCGGCCTCATCACCTGCGACCATGGCAAAGGGCGCTTCATCTATACGGGCATCAGCTTCTTCCGGCAGTTGCCGGCGGGGGTACCGGGAGCCTATCGGTTGTTCGCCAATCTGATATCACCTCGGGGTGGTAAGTGA
- a CDS encoding sodium:solute symporter: protein MHPLDWLILLGTLGFIVGYGVWRTRRETSSESYLRGGGDERWWAVGLSVMATQASAITFLSTPGQGYLDGLGFVQFYFGLPLAMLVINRVFIPLYYKWKVYTAYEFIGKRFDARTRLLTAGLFLIQRGLAAGITIYAPSIILSKVLHWPLSWTCVFIGTLVILYTTTGGAKAVGVTHKQQMAVMFGGLFVAFGLVVWYLREHIGFVESLQLASALGKTQVIDTSFDPSNKYTLWSGLIGGFFLQLAYFGTDQSQVQRYLSGQNADQAKRGLWMNALLKIPMQFFILLTGVLVFVFYLFNSAPVHWNSSNTKTMDQLFDTGGYQVVCQRRGGIDLPLENATSGSDQQRYTASETEGSEYERIRGDFEFNSQRVHRAATNWVRSHRAGEPTDNEQLTTALAEDKRLREAYRAEVKATLPDAEANDKDYIFITFIMDHMPIGIIGLLLAMIFSAGMSSTSAELSALATTSVVDVVKKKRTDGEQVRATKWATVLFGLLALAFAALFSLFENLIQAVNIIGSLFYGTILGIFLVAFFLKRIGSLAVFLAALITQALTLLHYALDQCDVFATAQGDPLELAFLWYNLLAPAVLIALALAIQALQRQR, encoded by the coding sequence ATGCACCCCCTCGACTGGCTGATCCTCCTCGGCACCCTCGGCTTCATCGTGGGCTATGGGGTATGGCGCACGCGGCGGGAGACCAGCAGCGAGAGCTACCTGCGCGGCGGCGGCGATGAGCGTTGGTGGGCCGTGGGGCTGAGCGTGATGGCCACGCAGGCCAGCGCGATCACCTTCCTCAGCACACCGGGTCAGGGCTACCTCGACGGGCTCGGCTTCGTGCAGTTCTACTTCGGGCTGCCGCTGGCCATGCTGGTGATCAACCGCGTCTTCATCCCGCTCTACTACAAATGGAAGGTGTACACCGCCTACGAGTTCATCGGCAAGCGCTTCGATGCGCGCACGCGGCTGCTCACGGCCGGACTCTTCCTCATCCAGCGCGGGCTGGCGGCCGGCATCACCATTTACGCGCCCAGCATCATCCTCAGCAAGGTGCTGCACTGGCCGCTCTCTTGGACCTGCGTCTTCATCGGCACGCTGGTGATCCTCTACACCACCACCGGCGGCGCCAAGGCCGTGGGTGTAACGCACAAGCAGCAGATGGCCGTGATGTTCGGCGGGCTCTTCGTGGCCTTCGGGCTGGTCGTGTGGTACCTGCGCGAGCACATCGGCTTCGTGGAAAGCCTGCAGCTGGCCAGTGCACTGGGCAAGACCCAGGTGATCGACACCAGCTTCGACCCCAGCAACAAGTACACGCTGTGGAGCGGCCTCATCGGCGGCTTCTTCCTGCAACTGGCCTACTTCGGCACGGACCAGAGCCAGGTGCAGCGCTACCTCAGCGGCCAGAACGCCGACCAGGCCAAGCGCGGCTTGTGGATGAACGCGCTGCTGAAGATCCCCATGCAGTTCTTCATCCTGCTCACGGGTGTGCTGGTGTTCGTGTTCTACCTGTTCAACTCGGCGCCGGTGCATTGGAACTCGAGCAACACGAAAACAATGGATCAACTCTTCGACACTGGTGGGTACCAGGTCGTTTGCCAGCGAAGGGGAGGCATTGACCTTCCATTGGAAAACGCGACCAGTGGTTCGGATCAACAGCGCTACACCGCAAGCGAAACCGAGGGCTCTGAGTATGAGAGGATCCGCGGCGACTTTGAATTCAACTCTCAGAGAGTGCATCGAGCAGCTACTAATTGGGTCCGGTCCCACCGCGCCGGCGAGCCCACGGACAACGAACAACTGACAACCGCCCTGGCTGAGGACAAGCGTCTCCGTGAAGCCTACCGCGCCGAGGTGAAGGCCACCCTCCCCGACGCCGAGGCCAACGACAAGGATTACATCTTCATCACCTTCATCATGGACCACATGCCCATCGGGATCATCGGGCTGCTGCTGGCCATGATCTTCAGCGCGGGCATGAGCAGCACCAGCGCCGAGCTGAGCGCCTTGGCCACGACGAGCGTGGTGGACGTGGTGAAGAAGAAGCGCACCGACGGCGAACAGGTGCGCGCCACCAAGTGGGCCACCGTGCTCTTCGGGCTGCTGGCGCTGGCCTTCGCGGCGCTGTTCTCTCTCTTCGAGAACCTCATCCAAGCGGTGAACATCATCGGCTCGCTCTTTTACGGCACCATCCTGGGCATCTTCCTGGTGGCCTTCTTCCTCAAGCGCATCGGCAGCCTGGCGGTATTCCTCGCGGCGTTGATCACGCAAGCGCTCACCCTGCTGCACTATGCGCTGGACCAGTGCGACGTGTTCGCAACAGCTCAGGGAGATCCGCTTGAGCTTGCTTTCCTCTGGTACAATCTGCTGGCACCGGCGGTGCTTATTGCCTTAGCGCTCGCCATCCAAGCTTTGCAGCGGCAGCGTTGA
- a CDS encoding four helix bundle protein — protein sequence MERNYDIEERCCVFAAAVVKHTDNMPNTRAGNHLAGQLLRSGTAPALHYGEVQGAESSRDFIHKMSGALKELRESKNNLRVQVLSGMMDIKNNEHAWLIQECGELVAIFTASVKTAERNNQRK from the coding sequence ATGGAAAGGAATTACGATATCGAAGAGCGATGCTGTGTGTTCGCGGCCGCAGTGGTGAAGCACACCGACAACATGCCGAACACGCGCGCCGGAAATCACCTGGCCGGACAACTGCTTCGGAGCGGTACAGCGCCTGCCCTTCACTACGGAGAGGTGCAAGGAGCAGAGTCGTCACGCGACTTCATCCACAAGATGAGCGGCGCATTGAAGGAGCTGCGCGAATCGAAGAACAACCTGCGCGTGCAAGTGCTTAGCGGGATGATGGACATCAAGAACAACGAGCATGCCTGGCTGATCCAAGAGTGCGGCGAGCTGGTCGCCATCTTCACCGCCAGCGTCAAGACCGCCGAGCGCAACAACCAAAGGAAGTGA
- a CDS encoding glycosyltransferase family 39 protein: METLRRPAPATAIEQDAAALKPESSRTAGLHLVSRWAVPMLMAGVGVVAAIHAPQAIDLGDEGFLAHNAQRVMQGELPHRDFYSLQGPLSSFLAAAWSSIFGLSFLKLRLFGVVLHAVMVLLTYAIARRFSGPAWAFAAGALAVITGLPHMHFAPLAVWQGITLSLAAIALALQSIRRPDGKLAVASGVAAGLSVLARHDQGAYLVIAILVLAAALRAVHGTRLAPGPRFRLGAWMLGASLIAAPAVLFFWASGALPAMWEQLVLFPLTRYGATSALPMPNLDQEGPTGSLLAFVAFRFGPLLALVGLALIAIRWRRAGYGEGEAIGLFLTSWALLFHMQVTVRSDLAHLVLTLSPVLVLLAWLPGYAMRALGMAEQRTLWKPIIPAAGTIGFASMFIIAWHMLLPPTEVHAQPITSEQAGIFENDAAETNAVLASIMEHSAPGDALLALPYHPAYYVLADRRNPTRWGYHWPGDRTDAELAQLIAQCEQDMPAVVVIHDRDSTATYLGPVVEWVEAHYEPIQPGADPVIYLPR; this comes from the coding sequence ACAGCCATTGAGCAGGATGCGGCCGCATTGAAGCCTGAGTCTAGCCGAACGGCGGGCTTGCATCTCGTATCGCGTTGGGCGGTGCCCATGCTGATGGCCGGCGTGGGCGTCGTGGCCGCTATCCATGCCCCGCAAGCCATCGACCTTGGCGATGAGGGATTCTTGGCCCACAACGCGCAGCGCGTGATGCAGGGCGAATTGCCGCACCGCGATTTCTATTCGCTCCAGGGCCCGCTCTCCTCGTTCCTCGCAGCTGCCTGGAGCTCCATCTTCGGGCTCTCTTTCCTGAAGCTCCGCCTGTTCGGGGTGGTCCTGCACGCTGTCATGGTGCTGCTCACCTACGCTATAGCGCGGCGATTCTCGGGCCCCGCGTGGGCATTCGCGGCAGGTGCGCTGGCCGTGATCACCGGGCTGCCGCACATGCACTTCGCGCCGCTCGCGGTGTGGCAGGGGATCACCCTCAGCTTGGCGGCCATTGCGCTCGCGCTCCAAAGCATCCGCCGGCCCGATGGCAAGCTCGCCGTTGCATCAGGGGTCGCGGCAGGGCTGAGCGTGCTCGCGCGACACGACCAAGGCGCCTATTTGGTGATTGCCATACTCGTTCTCGCAGCGGCCTTGCGCGCAGTGCATGGCACGCGGCTCGCGCCCGGGCCTCGTTTCCGTTTGGGAGCCTGGATGCTCGGGGCTTCTTTGATCGCGGCGCCGGCAGTGCTCTTCTTCTGGGCCAGCGGTGCGCTGCCTGCGATGTGGGAACAGCTCGTGCTCTTCCCGCTCACGCGCTATGGCGCAACCAGCGCGTTGCCGATGCCGAACCTGGATCAGGAAGGGCCCACCGGAAGCCTGTTGGCCTTCGTCGCCTTCCGCTTCGGTCCTTTGCTCGCATTGGTGGGCTTGGCGCTGATCGCTATTCGCTGGCGACGTGCTGGCTATGGCGAAGGCGAGGCCATCGGGTTGTTCCTCACGAGCTGGGCTTTGCTCTTCCATATGCAAGTGACGGTGCGCTCCGATCTCGCACACCTCGTGCTCACGCTATCGCCCGTGCTGGTGCTGCTTGCGTGGTTGCCTGGGTATGCTATGCGTGCATTGGGAATGGCTGAACAGCGCACCCTGTGGAAGCCCATCATCCCTGCAGCAGGAACCATCGGTTTCGCATCGATGTTCATTATCGCATGGCACATGCTGTTGCCTCCGACCGAAGTCCATGCGCAACCCATCACCTCTGAACAAGCGGGGATCTTCGAGAATGACGCCGCTGAGACCAATGCCGTGCTGGCTTCGATCATGGAGCATTCCGCACCCGGCGATGCCCTGCTCGCCCTGCCCTACCATCCGGCCTACTATGTGCTCGCCGACCGGCGCAATCCGACACGCTGGGGCTACCATTGGCCCGGCGACCGCACCGACGCGGAACTCGCGCAATTGATCGCGCAATGCGAGCAGGACATGCCCGCCGTGGTGGTGATCCATGATCGCGACAGCACCGCGACCTACCTGGGGCCCGTGGTGGAATGGGTCGAAGCGCATTACGAGCCCATACAGCCCGGTGCCGATCCGGTGATCTACCTCCCGCGGTAA
- a CDS encoding DUF2911 domain-containing protein, giving the protein MKACIQQAIICGLLLSAYPFRMPAQYSQLDLPRESQAANISQRIGITDITVAYSRPAVNGRSIWGEVVPFDKVWRMGANENTVFSCTHDVSIEGQALPAGTYGLHAIPNKDKWTIIFSKDHTAWGSFFYNKEKDALRVEVLPRTCEMTELVTFGFADVKKDEATLTMRWEKAEVPIRIGVDVNGIILASIDEQLRGIGAFAWEVWYEAAHYCHEQKIAPERAMKWVDISIARGANFENQSLKATMLDEQGKTAEAAALRKAMIDGATNAQLNTYAYQLANGGKLDEAVRLFELNAKRHPTDPNVHDSLGEGYMMAGNKEAAIKSFKKSLSMNPPEGVKANSIKCLKKLGVDTTAWEE; this is encoded by the coding sequence ATGAAAGCCTGCATTCAACAAGCCATCATTTGCGGCCTGCTCCTTAGCGCATACCCCTTCCGCATGCCCGCGCAATACTCGCAGCTGGATCTTCCGCGAGAGAGCCAGGCCGCGAACATCTCCCAGCGCATCGGCATCACCGACATCACCGTGGCTTATAGCCGACCGGCGGTGAATGGGCGCAGCATCTGGGGCGAAGTGGTGCCGTTCGACAAAGTGTGGCGCATGGGAGCGAATGAGAACACGGTATTCTCTTGCACGCACGATGTCTCGATTGAAGGGCAGGCCCTTCCCGCAGGCACTTACGGCTTGCATGCCATCCCGAATAAGGACAAGTGGACCATCATCTTCAGCAAGGACCACACCGCCTGGGGCTCGTTCTTCTACAATAAAGAGAAGGATGCCCTGCGCGTGGAGGTGTTGCCGCGGACCTGCGAGATGACCGAGCTAGTGACCTTCGGCTTCGCGGATGTGAAGAAGGACGAGGCGACCTTGACGATGCGTTGGGAGAAAGCCGAAGTGCCGATCCGCATCGGCGTGGATGTGAATGGGATCATCCTCGCGAGCATCGACGAGCAACTGCGTGGAATCGGCGCATTCGCTTGGGAAGTGTGGTACGAGGCCGCGCACTACTGCCACGAGCAGAAGATCGCGCCGGAGCGCGCAATGAAGTGGGTGGACATCAGCATAGCGCGCGGGGCCAACTTCGAGAATCAGAGCTTGAAGGCGACGATGCTCGATGAGCAGGGCAAGACCGCGGAAGCAGCGGCATTGCGCAAGGCCATGATCGATGGCGCCACGAACGCGCAACTCAACACGTACGCTTACCAACTCGCCAACGGGGGCAAGCTGGATGAGGCTGTGCGCCTATTCGAGCTGAACGCCAAGCGCCACCCAACGGACCCGAATGTGCATGACAGCCTCGGAGAGGGCTACATGATGGCCGGCAACAAGGAGGCTGCGATCAAGTCCTTCAAAAAGAGCCTGAGCATGAATCCGCCCGAAGGTGTGAAGGCGAACTCGATCAAGTGCTTGAAGAAACTGGGCGTGGATACTACTGCGTGGGAGGAGTGA